The Flavobacterium praedii genome window below encodes:
- a CDS encoding DUF389 domain-containing protein, whose product MNKIINKFLNFIDLQKGEEDQNKVLENIISNISFRGSNLWILACAIVIASVGLNVNSTAVIIGAMLISPLMGPIVGAGFGLGMYDFDLVKKSIKNLAIATIVSLTVSTLYFYISPFKEVQSELLARTSPNIYDILIAFFGGLVGVIAVTRVEKGNPIPGVAIATALMPPLCTAGYGLATGNYLFFGGALYLYTINCVFICIATFVIVKFLKYPIAKQIDLKHQKQVKQGITALLLIMIVPSIYFAYRLFDEKKYVQRTQRFIETEFPQKDYTLIYKKTDYNANPKTIELAFLAKKFNPLEIKSLNQKLKEYNLLNTQLLIKQDTFDLKNDILNTIGNYKKTGDDKDELIQSLQKKITDFQVNNIKVSNEAIILFPEIKPIALTQYTSKDKTIPVLLYKSKTDLNLDSKKKLVVWLKQRLEKDSVEVYRQQE is encoded by the coding sequence ATGAATAAAATAATAAATAAATTTTTAAATTTCATTGATCTTCAAAAAGGAGAAGAAGACCAAAATAAAGTGTTAGAAAACATTATCAGCAATATTTCATTCCGAGGTTCCAATTTATGGATTTTGGCTTGTGCCATTGTTATTGCATCTGTTGGATTAAATGTCAATTCTACAGCCGTTATAATTGGAGCGATGTTGATTTCTCCATTGATGGGACCTATTGTTGGAGCTGGTTTTGGACTGGGCATGTATGATTTTGACTTGGTAAAAAAGTCCATAAAAAACCTTGCAATAGCAACAATTGTTAGCTTAACGGTTTCGACACTATATTTTTATATCAGCCCGTTCAAAGAAGTCCAATCGGAGCTTTTGGCGAGAACTTCTCCTAATATTTATGATATTTTAATTGCTTTTTTTGGAGGATTGGTTGGGGTAATTGCTGTGACTAGAGTCGAAAAAGGAAATCCCATTCCAGGAGTTGCTATTGCCACAGCTTTGATGCCTCCTTTGTGTACAGCGGGTTACGGATTGGCAACTGGAAATTATTTGTTTTTTGGAGGTGCTTTGTATTTGTATACCATCAATTGTGTTTTTATCTGTATTGCGACTTTCGTCATTGTTAAGTTTTTAAAATATCCCATAGCAAAACAAATCGATTTAAAACATCAAAAACAAGTAAAACAAGGAATTACAGCACTTCTCTTAATTATGATTGTTCCTAGTATTTATTTTGCTTACCGTTTGTTTGATGAAAAAAAATACGTTCAACGAACTCAAAGATTTATCGAAACCGAATTTCCCCAAAAAGACTACACTCTCATTTATAAAAAAACGGATTACAATGCCAACCCAAAAACAATTGAATTGGCATTTTTGGCTAAAAAATTCAATCCATTGGAAATTAAATCTCTAAATCAGAAATTAAAAGAGTATAATTTATTAAACACTCAACTGCTTATTAAACAAGATACTTTTGATTTAAAGAACGACATTTTAAATACTATTGGCAATTATAAAAAAACGGGTGACGACAAAGACGAATTAATTCAAAGTTTACAAAAAAAGATTACCGATTTTCAAGTCAATAATATCAAAGTAAGCAATGAAGCCATAATTCTATTTCCTGAAATTAAACCGATCGCCTTAACCCAATATACAAGTAAAGACAAAACCATTCCCGTATTATTATACAAAAGTAAGACCGATTTAAATTTGGATTCTAAAAAAAAGTTAGTGGTTTGGCTAAAACAAAGATTGGAAAAAGACAGTGTAGAAGTTTACAGACAACAAGAATAG
- a CDS encoding aminoacyl-histidine dipeptidase, whose translation MSQEIRNLEPKALWNKFADLNAVPRPSKKEERVIEFMKDFGNSLGLETFEDEIRNVIIRKPATAGMENRKALVLQGHLDMVHQKNADTVFDFDTQGIDMYVDGDWVRARGTTLGADNGLGVATIMAILESKDIPHPAIEALFTIDEETGMTGALNLKGGILRGDILLNLDTEEDDEIGIGCAGGIDVTATAEYDEEETPEGSVGYSIKVKGLNGGHSGMDIHKGLGNANKIMNRLLFDGFDNFGLQISEINGGSLRNAIPRESTAKVIIAAVYDEAFVFDMQQIVNEIKAEFQTTEPNLEVVFEKLDTVPAMVMPSIAQFYFVRAMYTAHNGVYRMSADFDNLVETSNNIAKVVLGEGKLSVQCLTRSSVESSKFDMANALRSAFELMGCEVEFSGSYPGWSPNPKSEILDVLVSIYEKQNGEKPNVAACHAGLECGILGTNYPEMDMISFGPTIHGAHSPDERASISSAQKYWKFVLEILKNIPVK comes from the coding sequence ATGAGTCAAGAGATAAGAAATCTAGAACCAAAAGCACTTTGGAACAAATTTGCCGATTTGAATGCGGTACCTCGTCCTTCCAAAAAAGAAGAACGTGTAATTGAGTTTATGAAAGACTTCGGTAACAGTTTGGGGCTGGAAACTTTTGAAGATGAAATCCGAAATGTAATTATCCGTAAACCAGCCACTGCAGGTATGGAAAACAGAAAAGCGCTTGTTTTGCAAGGCCATTTAGATATGGTACACCAAAAAAATGCAGATACTGTTTTTGATTTTGACACTCAAGGAATTGATATGTATGTAGATGGAGATTGGGTTCGTGCTAGAGGAACTACGCTTGGTGCCGATAACGGTCTTGGAGTGGCTACTATTATGGCAATTTTAGAAAGCAAAGACATTCCGCATCCTGCTATTGAAGCTTTGTTTACTATCGACGAAGAAACTGGAATGACTGGTGCTTTGAACCTAAAAGGAGGAATTCTTCGTGGTGATATTTTATTGAATTTGGATACCGAAGAAGATGATGAAATTGGTATTGGATGTGCCGGCGGAATAGATGTTACTGCCACTGCCGAATATGATGAAGAGGAAACCCCAGAAGGTTCTGTTGGGTATTCTATAAAGGTAAAAGGACTAAACGGAGGGCATTCAGGAATGGATATTCACAAAGGTCTGGGGAATGCTAACAAAATCATGAACCGTTTGTTATTTGATGGTTTTGATAATTTTGGACTGCAGATTTCTGAAATCAACGGAGGAAGCCTTCGCAATGCAATTCCGCGCGAAAGTACAGCGAAAGTAATTATCGCAGCTGTTTATGACGAAGCTTTTGTATTCGATATGCAACAAATTGTAAACGAAATAAAAGCAGAGTTTCAAACTACTGAACCAAATCTAGAAGTAGTTTTCGAAAAACTAGATACTGTTCCTGCCATGGTGATGCCATCAATCGCTCAATTTTATTTTGTTCGCGCGATGTACACAGCACACAACGGAGTTTATAGAATGAGTGCCGATTTTGATAATCTTGTGGAAACTTCCAATAATATTGCTAAAGTTGTACTAGGTGAGGGCAAACTTTCGGTACAGTGTTTGACGCGTTCTTCAGTAGAATCGTCCAAATTTGATATGGCAAATGCTTTGCGTTCTGCATTTGAATTAATGGGTTGCGAAGTGGAATTCTCCGGTTCATATCCTGGTTGGTCCCCAAATCCTAAGTCGGAGATATTAGATGTTTTGGTTTCTATTTATGAAAAACAAAATGGAGAAAAACCAAATGTAGCCGCTTGTCATGCTGGTTTAGAATGTGGGATTCTAGGAACGAACTATCCAGAAATGGATATGATTTCTTTTGGACCAACGATTCATGGTGCACATTCTCCAGACGAAAGAGCCAGTATTTCTTCGGCTCAAAAATATTGGAAATTTGTATTGGAAATTCTAAAAAATATTCCAGTTAAATAA